One part of the Candida albicans SC5314 chromosome R, complete sequence genome encodes these proteins:
- the RAD51 gene encoding recombinase (Protein involved in homologous recombination and DNA repair; flucytosine induced; slow growth and increased white-to-opaque switching frequency in null mutant) has protein sequence MTQTEIEQVDLHEEGSHPQNINADAEVEAEEDEDVLNGPLLIEQLEGNGINASDIKKLKAEGFHTIESIAYTPKRHLMTVKGISENKAEKISAEAAKLVPLGFTTASEFHSRRSELICLTTGSKQLDTLLGGGVETGSITEVFGEFRTGKSQLCHTLAVTCQLPIDMGGGEGKCLYIDTEGTFRPNRLVSIAQRYGLNPNDCLDNVAYARAYNAEHQLNLLNIAAEMMAESRFSLLIVDSIMSLYRTDYAGRGELSARQTHVAKFMRTLQRLADEFGIAVVITNQVVAQVDGMSGMFNPDPKKPIGGNIIAHSSTTRLSFKKGRGETRICKIYDSPCLPESECIFAIYEDGIGDPKVEDNE, from the coding sequence ATGACTCAAACAGAAATTGAACAAGTTGATCTTCATGAAGAAGGATCACATCCTCAAAATATCAACGCTGATGCTGAAGTTGAAGcagaagaagacgaagatGTTTTGAATGGACCATTATTGATTGAGCAATTGGAAGGAAATGGGATTAATGCCTCTGAcatcaaaaaattaaaagctGAAGGTTTTCATACTATTGAAAGTATTGCCTACACTCCTAAAAGGCACCTTATGACAGTTAAAGGAATTAGTGAAAACAAAGCTGAGAAAATATCAGCTGAAGCTGCAAAATTAGTTCCCTTGGGTTTCACCACTGCCAGTGAATTCCATTCGCGTCGTTCTGaattaatttgtttaaccACTGGGTCAAAACAATTGGATACTTTATTAGGAGGTGGTGTAGAAACAGGTAGTATCACAGAAGTGTTTGGTGAATTTAGAACAGGTAAATCACAATTATGTCACACGTTAGCCGTTACGTGTCAGTTACCAATTGATATGGGTGGTGGTGAAGGAAAATGTCTTTACATTGATACTGAAGGTACATTTCGACCAAATAGATTGGTTTCTATTGCTCAAAGATATGGATTAAATCCCAATGACTGTTTGGATAACGTGGCTTACGCGCGTGCTTACAATGCTGaacatcaattaaatttattaaatattgcTGCTGAAATGATGGCAGAATCTCgattttctttattgattgttgatagTATCATGTCCTTGTATCGTACAGATTATGCTGGTAGAGGTGAATTGAGTGCCAGACAAACCCATGTTGCCAAATTTATGAGAACTTTACAACGTTTGGCCGATGAATTTGGTATTGCCGTGGTCATTACTAACCAAGTTGTTGCTCAAGTTGATGGTATGTCTGGTATGTTTAATCCTGATCCTAAGAAACCAATTGGGGGTAACATTATTGCCcattcatcaacaactaGATTATCGTTTAAAAAGGGAAGAGGTGAAACAAGAATTTGTAAGATTTACGACAGTCCCTGTTTGCCTGAAAGTGAATGTATCTTTGCCATATACGAAGACGGTATTGGTGATCCAAAAGTTGAAGATAATGAGTAG
- a CDS encoding protein kinase (Putative serine/threonine protein kinase; possibly an essential gene, disruptants not obtained by UAU1 method), translating to MSTIPSQVEINFNKIHQRSNSSSSTSSYRIPSGNSCIPRTVEMPSLPPTSTHHQHQQMPSSSSHAHIAKKIHREVRFGAYILGSTLGEGEFGKVKLGWRKDGKHPSQVAIKLIKRSTITKDSDSEIKIHREINSLKLLNHPNIVNLVEVMKSGKYIGIVLEYASGGELFDYILQHKYLKENVAKKLFAQLVSGVDYMHAKGLIHRDLKLENLLLDKHRNVIISDFGFVNSYNRDKNDLMKTSCGSPCYAAPELVLSQTAYEGRKVDIWSLGVILYAMLAGYLPFDDDPENEDGSDIIKLYHYICKTPLTFPEYVSPLARDLLRKIIVSDPKKRISIDDIRNHPWLSSHANLLSIRQPEWDKVHSEKQQPIAVEPPQPNKRYSMINERTNSSSLMSPAPRVTHTQPLSSHARSYSSTSISLLYSSPSATPSMANAVTNGEGATTTTTNGSINESNDTLQLSGTPSPKKPSTVSPVRGHQKSASISNSYSSASIALKAVVHEENRLHNHQQSQQYIPRSSTISTIVESPTKANTATETETTDGHKILLPPPSKDAQKLPHAAKKPRPTSYHPSSMSSALIHNNQNPTDVLKMPSPINFPMTQFISTSPPKSNGSLNDSGNFTNCSPKATSRRNSVVTHVHVNGVLSKENLIHSSSSPDNKRNSVLSYLEDKIDTLELTESHSPSKNTFEEIVDAAIATPEINQVPVFDSQTSPNGIGLDIKHKEFDETSLVVEKKSKETVSDSKSEESTKETQQQENVVMYEPIVPVEEYIKKPEEVNSVEAKQPEEVKSEDKSLQGQKSQQQQQQPEKHSADIGKTKVDLKKSASQKKKVKEESIKKQKDVDSKPIERRHTIAARRHHNDENKENKDVKKRNRFSLLSFYSSYNSSNSNVSLATSKVPSNSENNTTVLKPTSMNTTRKVLEPSNETNIMRKETKQTNSNGSTTSKSTTSSSSSSAPAASSSSSSSTSKRASTATKETSAARKVMDFFKRRSVRVG from the coding sequence ATGTCGACAATCCCATCGCAAGttgaaataaatttcaacaaaattcaTCAACGTTCAAATTCTTCCTCATCCACATCTTCATATCGTATCCCATCTGGAAACAGTTGTATTCCGAGAACAGTAGAAATGCCATCACTACCACCAACGTCAactcatcatcaacatcagcaAATgccttcttcatcttcacaCGCACATattgccaaaaaaatacatCGAGAAGTTCGATTTGGTGCATATATACTTGGTTCTACCCTTGGTGAAGGTGAATTTGGTAAAGTTAAACTTGGTTGGAGAAAAGATGGTAAACATCCCAGCCAAGTTGCcattaaattaattaaacgATCGACAATAACAAAAGATTCCGATTCGGAAATCAAAATCCACCGAGAGATAAACTCGCTTAAACTATTAAACCACCCAAATATCGTCAATTTAGTTGAAGTGATGAAAAGTGGTAAATATATTGGTATAGTATTGGAATATGCATCTGGTGGTGAGTTGtttgattatattttgCAACACAagtatttgaaagaaaacgttgccaaaaaattgtttgcTCAATTGGTAAGTGGAGTTGATTACATGCATGCCAAGGGATTGATTCATCGAGatttaaaattggaaaatttattattagataaGCATAGAAATGTCATTATTAGTGACTTTGGTTTTGTAAATTCATATAATCGCGATAAAAACGATTTGATGAAAACCAGTTGTGGGTCCCCCTGTTATGCTGCACCCGAATTGGTGTTATCACAAACTGCATACGAAGGAAGAAAAGTGGATATCTGGTCATTGGGGGTAATATTATATGCCATGTTGGCAGGTTATTTACCATTTGATGACGATCcagaaaatgaagatggttctgatattatcaaattatacCATTATATTTGTAAGACTCCATTGACATTCCCAGAATATGTTTCCCCCTTAGCTCGTGATTTGTTGagaaaaataattgtttCTGATCcaaaaaagagaattaGCATTGATGATATTAGAAATCATCCATGGTTGAGCTCCCATGCCAATTTGTTATCAATTAGACAACCAGAATGGGATAAAGTTCACAgtgaaaaacaacaacctaTTGCCGTTGAACCACCACAGCCAAATAAGAGATACTCAATGATCAATGAACGTACCAATTCATCGTCATTGATGTCACCAGCACCAAGAGTTACTCATACCCAACCACTTTCATCGCATGCAAGATCATATTCTTCTACAAGTATTAGTTTATTGTATTCATCTCCATCAGCCACGCCATCAATGGCTAATGCTGTCACCAATGGTGAAggagcaacaacaacaacaaccaatgGATCGATAAATGAGTCTAATGATACTTTGCAATTATCTGGAACACCATCACCAAAGAAACCAAGCACTGTATCTCCTGTACGTGGTCATCAAAAATCAGCTTCAATATCGAATTCATACTCTTCAGCTAGTATTGCATTGAAAGCAGTCGTTCATGAGGAAAATAGACTTCacaatcatcaacaactgCAACAGTACATACCGAGATCATCGACAATATCTACAATTGTGGAAAGTCCTACTAAAGCTAACACGGCAACAGAAACAGAGACAACAGATGGTCACAAAATATTATTGCCACCACCAAGTAAAGATGCACAAAAATTGCCTCATGCCGCAAAGAAGCCAAGACCAACTTCATATCACCCATCTTCAATGTCTTCTGCTTTAATacacaacaaccaaaatcCTACTGATGTCCTTAAGATGCCTAGTCCAATAAACTTCCCAATGACGCAGTTTATTTCCACTTCACCACCTAAATCAAATGGGTCATTAAATGATTCTGGCAACTTTACTAATTGTTCACCAAAGGCAACTTCAAGAAGAAACTCTGTTGTTACTCATGTTCACGTTAATGGCGTGTTGAGTAAAgagaatttgattcattcttcttcttcccctgacaataaaagaaattcaGTGTTGAGTTATTTAGAGGATAAAATTGACACTTTAGAATTAACAGAAAGTCATTCGCCTTCGAAAAATacttttgaagaaattgttgatgcAGCTATTGCCACTCCAGAAATCAATCAAGTACCTGTTTTCGATTCACAAACTTCACCAAATGGAATTGGTTTGGATATCAAGCATAAAGAATTTGACGAAACTAGTTTAGTAGTAGAGAAGAAATCCAAGGAAACTGTTTCTGATAGCAAGAGTGAAGAACTGACTAAGGAGACCCAACAGCAGGAAAATGTTGTTATGTATGAACCTATTGTCCCCGTTGAAGAATACATTAAGAAACCAGAAGAAGTAAATTCTGTTGAAGCTAAACAACCAGAAGAAGTTAAATCTGAAGATAAGAGTCTACAAGGACAGaaatcacaacaacaacagcaacaaccGGAAAAACATTCAGCAGATATTGGCAAGACTAAAGTGGATTTGAAGAAGTCAGCTTCacagaagaaaaaagtaaaGGAAGAATCCataaagaaacaaaaagatgTTGATTCCAAACCAATAGAGAGAAGACACACAATTGCTGCCAGAAGACATCACAACgatgaaaataaagaaaataaagatGTGAAAAAGCGTAATAGATTTAGTTTATTATCATTCTACAGTTCATACAATTCATCAAACTCAAATGTTTCACTTGCAACTAGCAAAGTACCTTCCAATTCTGAAAATAATACCACAGTGTTGAAACCAACAAGTATGAACACAACTAGAAAAGTATTGGAACCTTCGAATGAAACTAATATAATGAGAAAGGAGaccaaacaaacaaattcaaatggctcaacaacatcaaaatcaacaacatcttCGTCATCCTCATCTGCTCCAGCAGCTTCTTCCTCCTCATcgtcatcaacatcaaaacGAGCATCTACTGCGACTAAAGAAACAAGTGCAGCCAGGAAAGTAATGgactttttcaaaagaagaagtgTCAGAGTTGGTTAA
- the OPT3 gene encoding Opt3p (Oligopeptide transporter; transcript induced by macrophage phagocytosis, BSA or peptides; fluconazole-induced; induced by Rim101 at pH 8; virulence-group-correlated expression; Hap43-repressed; Spider biofilm induced): protein MDEKNPTTELSVPNIEAVGSHLQVQDHEINLQAIISNPLSIGEVATTLTESQKWFVLKRLHFDALVSLDELPPQASFIFEKIEQMTTEEAVEILEKNIEEHETDVNIPENDLVLWKELVENSHKFTKVQLQEKLGSNSSSSVEGEKTADVEKGHEIVDWDLQVRLEAVLVAYWSPYPEVRAVTFPYDDPTIPAETFRVYLIAIIWTAIGAVINQFFVERQPAITLAMSVVQVFLYPSGLLCEWILPKWKFKIWKLSIDLNPGPYTYKEQMLATIFCGVTGGGTSYVSSNILMQKSEIFYDNKWVDFGYQVLLILSTNFLGIGLAGIMRKFAVYPTKAVWPSILPGLALNKTLLTPAKKEVINGWKISGYNFFFIAFVASFLYFWVPDYLFQALSTFNWMTWIKPDNQNLAVVTGSVGGLGLNPITTFDWNYFSSMLQPLQVPFFYPVNNIIGMAIAFFCIIGVWYSNYKWTGYLPINDNGLYTNTGEPYSVRSVVDANSLFDQAKYAEMGPPFYTAANLVVYGAFFAIYPFHFVYELGMNYDQMWDAFKSFWRVIKDYKKSTYDGFDDPHSTMMRAYPEVPEWAYLIIVVISLVLAILCVKVYPAETPVWGIFFALGINFVFLIPLTTIYARTGFAFGLNVLVELIVGYAIPGNGLALAFIKALGYNIDGQAQNFVNDLKQGHYAKLPPRAVYRVQLLSIFISSFIQLGILNFQINGGIKDYCEPGNTQKFTCPSSRTFYSASVLWGVIGPKRVFNGLYPILRWCFLIGFLIAFPCIAIKKWGPRKYVKYFEPSIIIGGFLNYAPYNLSYYIPGLYVSFTFMSYIKRKYEAWWQKYTYVLSTGLNAGIAFSSIIIFFAVMYHEKDINWWGNTVMYSGVDYAMTGWLNATVDAPDGYFGPRVGHFP, encoded by the coding sequence ATGgatgaaaaaaatccaaCAACAGAATTAAGTGTACCCAACATAGAAGCAGTTGGAAGTCATTTACAAGTCCAAGATCATGAGATTAATTTACAAGCGATCATATCTAATCCTCTTTCCATTGGTGAAGTTGCTACTACATTAACTGAATCCCAAAAATggtttgttttgaaaagatTACATTTTGATGCTTTAGTGTCATTAGATGAATTACCACCTCAAGCtagttttatatttgaaaaaattgaacaaatgaCCACTGAAGAGGCGGTTGAaatattagaaaaaaacattGAAGAGCACGAGACCGATGTTAATATTCCAGAAAATGATTTAGTTCTTTGGAAAGAGTTAGTTGAAAATTCACATAAGTTCACCAAAGttcaattacaagaaaaattgggtAGTAACTCATCGTCATCAGTGGAAGGTGAGAAGACAGCTGACGTCGAAAAAGGTCAcgaaattgttgattggGATTTGCAAGTTCGTTTAGAAGCAGTATTAGTTGCTTATTGGTCTCCATATCCTGAGGTTAGAGCAGTTACTTTCCCATATGATGATCCAACTATTCCTGCTGAAACTTTTAGAGTTTATTTAATTGCAATCATCTGGACCGCAATTGGTGCTGTTatcaaccaattttttgttgaaagaCAACCTGCTATTACCCTTGCCATGTCAGTTGTGCAAGTGTTTCTTTACCCATCAGGGTTACTCTGTGAATGGATTTTACCAAAATggaaatttaaaatttggaaattgagtattgatttaaatccAGGTCCATATACATACAAAGAGCAAATGTTGGCCACTATCTTTTGTGGTGTTACTGGTGGTGGAACTTCTTATGTTTCCAGTAATATTCTTATGCAAAAATCCGAAATCTTTTACGACAATAAATGGGTTGACTTTGGATATCAAGTATTATTAATCTTATCTACCAATTTCCTTGGTATTGGTCTTGCTGGAATAATGAGAAAATTTGCCGTTTACCCAACTAAAGCCGTATGGCCATCCATTTTACCAGGTTTAGCATTGAATAAAACTTTATTAACTCCAGCTAAAAAAGAAGTAATTAATGGATGGAAAATATCTGgttataattttttctttattgcATTTGTTGCCTcatttctttatttctGGGTTCCAGATTATTTATTCCAAGCTTTATCAACTTTTAATTGGATGACCTGGATCAAACCTGATAACCAAAACCTTGCAGTGGTTACTGGTTCAGTTGGTGGGTTAGGATTAAATCCAATTACTACTTTCGATTGGAATTATTTCAGTTCTATGCTTCAACCACTTCAAGTTCCATTCTTTTATCCagttaataatattattggtATGGCTATTGCATTCTTCTGTATCATCGGTGTTTGGTATTCTAATTATAAATGGACAGGATATTTACCAATCAACGATAATGGTCTTTATACAAATACTGGAGAACCTTATTCTGTGAGACTGGTTGTTGATGCTAATAGTTTATTTGATCAAGCAAAATATGCTGAAATGGGTCCACCATTCTATACCGCTGCCAACTTGGTTGTATATGGTGCTTTCTTTGCCATTTACCCATTCCACTTTGTTTACGAACTTGGTATGAACTACGATCAAATGTGGGATGCTTTTAAGTCCTTCTGGAGAGTAATTAAGGACTATAAAAAATCGACCTACGACGGCTTTGATGATCCACATAGTACTATGATGAGAGCCTACCCTGAAGTTCCAGAATGGGcttatttaattattgttgtcaTTTCTTTGGTATTGGCCATTTTGTGTGTCAAAGTTTATCCAGCTGAGACACCAGTGTGGGGTATTTTCTTCGCATTAGGTATTAACTTTGTGTTCTTAATTCCATTAACTACCATCTACGCCAGAACTGGATTTGCATTTGGATTAAATGTTTTGGTTGAGTTAATTGTTGGTTACGCCATTCCAGGTAATGGATTAGCCTTAGCATTCATAAAGGCTTTAGGTTATAACATTGATGGTCAAGCACAAAACTttgttaatgatttgaaacaagGTCATTATGCTAAACTCCCACCAAGAGCTGTTTATCGTgttcaattattatctaTTTTCATATCATCTTTCATTCAATTGGGTATATTgaatttccaaattaaTGGAGGTATTAAAGATTATTGTGAACCTGGCAATACTCAAAAATTCACTTGTCCAAGCAGTAGAACCTTTTATTCGGCATCGGTGTTGTGGGGGGTTATTGGTCCAAAAAGAGTTTTCAATGGTTTATATCCAATTTTGAGATGGTGCTTTTTAATTGGATTCTTGATTGCATTCCCATGTATTGCCATCAAGAAATGGGGACCAAGAAAATATGTTAAATATTTCGAACCTTCAATTATCATTGGTGGATTCTTAAACTATGCTCCATATAATTTGTCATATTATATCCCTGGTCTTTATGTATCATTTACATTTATGTCATacattaaaagaaaatatgaAGCATGGTGGCAGAAATATACTTATGTTCTTTCAACTGGTTTGAATGCTGGTATTGCCTTTTCatcaatcattattttctttgctGTGATGTATCATGAAAAAGATATTAACTGGTGGGGTAATACTGTTATGTATTCAGGTGTTGACTATGCTATGACAGGTTGGTTGAATGCCACAGTTGATGCACCAGATGGTTATTTTGGACCAAGAGTTGGTCACTTCCCTTAG
- the OPT2 gene encoding Opt2p (Oligopeptide transporter; induced upon phagocytosis by macrophage; macrophage/pseudohyphal-repressed after 16h; fluconazole-induced; virulence-group-correlated expression; Hap43-repressed), which translates to MVLKDCKLNLKLIETISSYDTQQNNSNMTEKDLAGQPTIQSVGSHLQVQDHEVNLQAIISNPLSIGEVATTLTESQKWFVLKRLHFDALVSLEELPPQASFIFEKIEQMTTEEAVEILRKAIEEHATDVNIPEHDLDLWKELVENSHKFTKVQLQEKLGSNSSSSVEGEKTADVEKGHEIVDWDLQVRLESVLVAYWSPYPEVRAVTFPYDDPTIPAETFRVYLIGIIWTAIGAVINQFFTERRPSITLAMSVVQVFLYPSGLLCEWILPKWKFKIWKLSIDLNPGPYTYKEQMLATIFCGVTGGGTSYVAWNILMQKSPVFYDNKWVDFGYQVLLILSTNFLGVGLAGIMRKFAVYPTKAVWPSILPGLALNKTLMTPARKEIINGWKISSYNFFFIAFIGSFLYFWVPDYLFQALSTFNWMTWIKPDNQNLAVVTGSVGGLGLNPITTFDWNYFSSMLQPLQVPFFNPVNNIIGMSIAFFCILGVWYSNYKWTGYLPINDNGLYSNTGEPYSVRSVVDANSLFDQAKYNEMGPPFYTAANLVVYGAFFAIYPFHFVYEIGMNYDQMWDACKSFWRVIKDFKKSTYDGFDDPHSTMMRAYPEVPEWAYLIIVVISLVLAILCVKVYPAETPVWGIFFALGINFVFLIPLTTIYARTGFAFGLNVLVELIVGYAIPGNGLALAFIKALGYNIDGQAQNFVNDLKQGHYAKLPPRAVYRVQLLSIFIASFIQLGILNFQVNGGIKDYCDPKNTQRFTCPNGRTFYSASVLWGVIGPKKVFNGLYPILRWCFLIGFLIAFPCIAIKKWGPRKYVKYFEPSIVIGGFLNYAPYNLSYYIPGLYVSFTFMSYIKRKYEAWWQKYNYILSTGLNAGIAFSSIIIFFAVMYHAKDINWWGNTVMYEGMDGSMTGWLNATVDAPDGYFGPRIGHFP; encoded by the coding sequence ATGGTTTTAAAAGATTgcaaattgaatttaaagtTAATTGAAACTATTAGTAGTTACGATACTCAgcaaaataattcaaatatgaCAGAGAAAGATTTGGCTGGACAACCAACTATACAATCAGTCGGAAGTCACTTGCAAGTCCAAGATCATGAAGTTAATTTACAAGCTATAATTTCCAATCCTCTTTCCATTGGTGAAGTTGCTACTACATTAACTGAATCCCAAAAATGGTTTGTCTTGAAGAGATTACATTTTGATGCTTTGGTATCTTTAGAAGAATTACCACCTCAAGCTAGTTTTATATTCGAAAAGATTGAACAGATGACTACTGAAGAAGCCGTGGAAATCTTAAGAAAGGCAATTGAAGAACATGCAACTGATGTCAATATTCCAGAACATGACTTGGATCTTTGGAAAGAGTTAGTTGAAAATTCTCACAAGTTCACCAAAGttcaattacaagaaaaattgggtAGTAACTCATCGTCATCAGTGGAAGGTGAGAAGACAGCTGATGTCGAAAAAGGTCAcgaaattgttgattggGATTTACAAGTACGTTTAGAATCGGTATTGGTTGCTTACTGGTCTCCATATCCTGAAGTTAGAGCAGTTACTTTCCCATATGATGATCCAACTATTCCTGCTGAGACATTCAGAGTATACTTAATTGGTATTATATGGACAGCAATAGGTGCAGTgattaatcaattcttcacAGAAAGAAGGCCAAGTATTACTCTTGCCATGTCGGTTGTTCAAGTGTTTCTTTACCCATCAGGGTTACTCTGTGAATGGATTTTACCAAAATggaaatttaaaatttggaaattgagtattgatttaaatccAGGTCCATATACATACAAAGAGCAAATGTTGGCCACTATCTTTTGTGGCGTCACTGGTGGTGGGACTTCTTACGTAGCTTGGAATATTCTTATGCAAAAGTCACCAGTATTTTATGACAACAAATGGGTTGATTTTGGATACCAAGTTTTGTTAATTTTATCTACAAACtttcttggtgttggtCTTGCTGGTATAATGAGAAAGTTTGCCGTGTATCCTACTAAAGCAGTGTGGCCATCTATCTTGCCTGGGTTGGCATTGAACAAAACATTGATGACTCCTGctagaaaagaaatcatcaatGGCTGGAAGATATCCAGttacaattttttctttattgcATTTATTGGTTCATTTTTGTACTTCTGGGTTCCAGATTACTTATTCCAAGCTTTATCAACTTTTAATTGGATGACATGGATCAAACCTGATAACCAAAACCTTGCAGTAGTCACTGGTTCAGTTGGTGGGTTAGGTTTGAACCCCATTACCACTTTCGATTGGAATTATTTCAGTTCTATGCTTCAACCACTTCAGGTaccatttttcaatccaGTTAACAATATTATTGGTATGAGTATTGCATTCTTTTGTATCCTTGGTGTTTGGtattcaaattataaatgGACTGGTTACTTACCAATTAATGACAATGGACTTTACAGTAATACTGGTGAACCTTACTCGGTTAGACTGGTTGTTGATGCCAATAGTTTGTTTGATCAAGCAAAATACAATGAAATGGGTCCACCATTCTATACCGCCGCCAATTTAGTTGTTTATGGTGCCTTTTTTGCTATTTACCCTTTCCATTTTGTTTATGAGATTGGTATGAATTATGACCAAATGTGGGATGCATGTAAATCGTTTTGGAGAGTTATCAAAGATTTCAAGAAGTCAACATACGATGGTTTTGATGATCCACATAGTACTATGATGAGAGCCTACCCTGAAGTTCCAGAATGGGcttatttaattattgttgtcaTTTCTTTGGTATTGGCCATTTTGTGTGTCAAAGTTTATCCAGCTGAGACACCAGTGTGGGGTATTTTCTTCGCATTAGGTATTAACTTTGTGTTCTTAATTCCTTTAACCACTATTTATGCCAGAACTGGATTTGCATTTGGATTAAATGTTTTGGTTGAGTTAATTGTTGGTTACGCCATTCCAGGTAACGGGTTAGCCTTAGCATTCATAAAGGCTTTAGGTTATAACATTGATGGTCAAGCACAAAACTttgttaatgatttgaaacaagGTCATTATGCTAAACTCCCACCAAGAGCTGTGTACAGAGTCCAACTTTTGTCAATCTTTATTGCTTCATTTATCCAATTAGGTATATTGAACTTCCAAGTTAATGGTGGTATTAAAGATTATTGTGATCCTAAAAACACACAAAGATTCACATGTCCAAATGGTAGAACTTTCTATTCTGCATCTGTATTATGGGGGGTTATTGGACCTAAGAAAGTCTTTAATGGTTTGTATCCAATTTTGAGATGGTGTTTCTTGATTGGGTTTTTAATTGCATTTCCATGTATTGCCATTAAAAAATGGGGACCAAGAAAATACGTCAAATACTTTGAACCAtctattgttattggtgGATTCTTGAATTACGCTCCATATAATTTGTCATACTATATCCCTGGTCTTTATGTATCATTTACATTTATGTCATacattaaaagaaaatatgaAGCATGGTGGCagaaatataattatattctTTCAACTGGTTTGAATGCTGGTATTgctttttcatcaattatcattttctttgCAGTAATGTATCATGCCAAAGATATCAACTGGTGGGGTAATACTGTTATGTACGAAGGTATGGATGGTAGTATGACAGGATGGTTAAATGCCACCGTGGATGCACCAGATGGTTACTTTGGACCAAGGATCGGTCATTTCCCTTAG